A window of Bacteroidota bacterium genomic DNA:
GTCTTTAAATTCGTGCGTTTCTTCGCTGCGTATGTTACCGTTTTCGTCTATACCTTTGGTAAGCAGGTCTTGCATCAGGCCTGTTTTTACGCGGTTGTATTTGGCTATAAGGGCTTGGGTTTGGGTTATGGCTTCATCCACCTTGCTAAGAATAGCGGCAATGGCTTGTTGCTCAGTTGTGGATTTCGGGATGGTGAATTCTAACTCTTTTACAATTTTTGCGTTTAAATTACTCTGAGTTGTGTGGGCAGAATGAGCAATAATTGTATTCCTTTTTTCAAGCAATAAATAGTATAAAAACTCAAGAGTAATCTTCTTTTCATTGGGAATAATATTAAGTATTGCTTGGTTAGTTGCTAATTCTATTAAATTTATTCTTGGAACTCCAAGTGTAGCATATATTGAATACAATATTGAATATTCAGGAACTAACCATGCGGACGAACTGTTAAGACCTTCTATGGTTATTTGTTTAATTGTTTGTGATACGTATTTATTGGTATTAGTTAAATCTTCGATAGAAGCAAACGGAATGTTCCCATCATAATAAAATGGATTATCGCTTTTTGGAGTGCCTCCTGAACGCATTTTCAAAACAAGTTCAATAAACTGTTTCTTATTCCACCCATAAGGAATATTCACTTTGTTTTCTTCCATTAATTCAAATAATTTAATTGGGTAAGAAAATCGTTTAGTTCTTTCATGGTTTCGTTGCGTTGTGCCTCTATACTTTGCGCAGAAACAAAGTATTTATCGTACAGGTTTTCGCAAGCGGCAATTAGTGCCCGTGTTTCAGTACTTAGGTAGCGTTGCAGTTGGTTGTTTATTATATC
This region includes:
- a CDS encoding restriction endonuclease subunit S, which gives rise to MEENKVNIPYGWNKKQFIELVLKMRSGGTPKSDNPFYYDGNIPFASIEDLTNTNKYVSQTIKQITIEGLNSSSAWLVPEYSILYSIYATLGVPRINLIELATNQAILNIIPNEKKITLEFLYYLLLEKRNTIIAHSAHTTQSNLNAKIVKELEFTIPKSTTEQQAIAAILSKVDEAITQTQALIAKYNRVKTGLMQDLLTKGIDENGNIRSEETHEFKDSPLGRIPKEWECFPLKSCIELYNNLRKPISAIEREKIIGTYPYYGATGIIDKINTFRVEGTFVLIGEDGDHFLKWKNHAQTILASGRFNVSNHAHILKGTHKCITKWIHYFFLHRDIIFHLTRQGAGRFKLNKESLLNLPILVPKGILEQELIIKKIEQIIFLINTQNTHSIKLQSLKTGLMQDLLSGKVRVNI